The window AACAGGGCCTGAAACCACTTCGTGGCTTGGTCCAATTCGAGGAATAGGCCCTCTTCGGGGATGGCGGGGACACGGATCTTCATAGCGGTCATAACCCTTGCCGCCACCCTAGGATAAAGCCCCGGCCCTGGCAAGGCCAGGATCCGCCTGCCGGCCCGGCCGACAAACTTGCCTCTTGGGGCTTCCTTCTATAAGGTGCGGGCGATGGCCCGCCCCGCTTCCTCCGTCGGCAAGCTCCGCTTCCTCAAGGTCTACTGGCTGACCTTCGTCATTCTCGCGCGCTATCTCCGGCTATCCCTGTTGAGCCGCTTCCTGGGCGAGGCCCGGATGGAAAGCCGCTGGGAGGCCACCCACCTCAAGACCGCCAGGCAGATCAAGAAGAACATCCTCGAGCTCAAGGGTCTTTTCATCAAAGTCGGGCAGATGATCAGCATCATGACCCACTTCCTGCCCAAGGCCTTCACCGAAGAGCTGGAGGGCCTGCAAGACTCGGTGCCCCCGGCGCCCTACGCCGAGATCGAGCGGCGCTTTTTGGAAGAGTTCCAACGCCGGCCCGACGAGTACTTCGCCCGCTTCGAAAAGCAGCCCATCGCCAGCGCCTCCCTGGGCCAGGTGCACGTCGCCTGGAACGCCGCCGGACAGAAGCTCGCCGTCAAGGTGCAGTACCCCGACATCGAGGAGATCGTCCGCGTCGACCTCAAGACCCTGAAGCGGATCTTCGGACTCCTGCACCTGATCTTTCCCCAGTACGGCCTGAAGAAGACTTATGTCGAGATCCGCGAGGTGGTCCTGGACGAGCTGGACTTCAAGAAAGAGGGCGAAAACCTCGAGCGCCTGGCCCAAAACTTCGCCGGCGACGAGGACATGCGCTTCTCGAAAGTGCATTGGGAATGCAGCACCTCGCGCGTGCTGACCCTCGAGTTTATGGAGGGCGTCAAGATCAGCAACCTCAAGGGACTTCAAGAGCTGGGACTCAACCCCACCGAGGTCGCCACCAAGATCATCCACGCCTACTGCAAGCAGATCTTCCTGGACGGCGTCTACCACGCCGACCCGCACCCCGGAAACTTCCTCGTCCAGGCCCGCGAGGCGGAGGTCGAGGTCGTCGTCGAGCCGGAGGCCGAGGGCGAAGCGCCCCGCACCTTCGTCGAGAAGCGCCTCGTGCCGCGCATCATCATGATGGACTTCGGCGCGGTGGCCCGCATCTCCGAGCCGATGCGCAAGGGCATCGCCAAGTTCTTCGAGGGCATCATCAAGCGCGACAACCAGGTAATCAGTCAGGCGATGAAGGAGATGGGCTTCATCGCCAAGACTCAGGACGAGGAGGTCTTCGACAAGATCGTCGAGTTCTTCTACGAACGCCTCAAGGACATCAAGATCGAGGAGTTGAGAAATTTCCAGATCCAGCAGAAGCAGCGCCTCGAGGACCTGCTGGAGTTCCGCAAGCTCAACATCTCGCTCAAGGAGCTGCTCAACACCTTCAACGTCCCGAAGGACTGGGCCCTGCTCGAGCG of the Deltaproteobacteria bacterium PRO3 genome contains:
- a CDS encoding AarF/ABC1/UbiB kinase family protein, which translates into the protein MARPASSVGKLRFLKVYWLTFVILARYLRLSLLSRFLGEARMESRWEATHLKTARQIKKNILELKGLFIKVGQMISIMTHFLPKAFTEELEGLQDSVPPAPYAEIERRFLEEFQRRPDEYFARFEKQPIASASLGQVHVAWNAAGQKLAVKVQYPDIEEIVRVDLKTLKRIFGLLHLIFPQYGLKKTYVEIREVVLDELDFKKEGENLERLAQNFAGDEDMRFSKVHWECSTSRVLTLEFMEGVKISNLKGLQELGLNPTEVATKIIHAYCKQIFLDGVYHADPHPGNFLVQAREAEVEVVVEPEAEGEAPRTFVEKRLVPRIIMMDFGAVARISEPMRKGIAKFFEGIIKRDNQVISQAMKEMGFIAKTQDEEVFDKIVEFFYERLKDIKIEELRNFQIQQKQRLEDLLEFRKLNISLKELLNTFNVPKDWALLERALILLVGLTTHLDPNLNPLNIIIPYAEKFVLGKDRTFADLIVDAVKEVLLSYLKLPTELERTLRLLNKGEIEIRSKTAGRDADGIRSALHRLSYVLLGLAGLNLGYLLQKQGVSHYEWSYYGAAFFGFLLAVNLVRGK